A window of the Schistocerca nitens isolate TAMUIC-IGC-003100 chromosome 5, iqSchNite1.1, whole genome shotgun sequence genome harbors these coding sequences:
- the LOC126260130 gene encoding serine protease persephone-like produces MAGVGEFPHMAALGYNLPDTEGLSWLCGGTLISDRFVLTAAHCCANRITGRPVSVRLGTLSPSSGAAGGDSDYGVSRVILHPGYSRRQRYHDIALLELDRRVDLGGAVFPACLETSPADGADFLATGWGATNAAGTRASSVLMKTTISPFPLSDCQNAYKDRFPRGLNSSVICAGDPQGKTDTCVGDSGGPLVRGNKAPYTVVGITSLGPKPCGGSVPSIYTRVSSYVGWLEKLVWP; encoded by the exons ATGGCCGGTGTTGGAGAGTTTCCACACATG GCGGCGCTGGGCTACAACCTACCGGATACGGAGGGCCTCAGCTGGCTGTGCGGAGGGACCCTCATCAGCGACCGGTTCGTCCTCACCGCGGCCCACTGCTGCGCCAACAGGATCAC GGGCAGACCGGTGAGCGTGCGGCTCGGGACGCTGAGTCCCAGCTCGGGGGCGGCCGGCGGCGACTCCGACTACGGCGTCTCGCGGGTCATCCTGCACCCCGGCTACAGCCGGCGCCAGCGCTACCACGACATTGCGCTGCTGGAGCTGGACAGGAGGGTCGACTTGGGCGGCGCCGTCTTCCCTGCCTGCCTGGAAACGAGCCCCGCAGACGGCGCCGACTTCCTCGCCACAGGCTGGGGGGCCACGAACGCTGCCG GAACGCGAGCCAGCTCGGTGCTTATGAAGACTACAATATCTCCATTCCCATTATCAGACTGCCAAAACGCTTACAAGGATAGATTCCCAAGAGGACTGAATTCGTCGGTAATTTGTGCCGGAGATCCGCAAGGAAAAACGGATACCTGCGTT GGCGACTCCGGCGGTCCTCTGGTGAGGGGAAACAAAGCGCCCTACACCGTGGTCGGAATCACTAGCTTAGGGCCAAAGCCGTGTGGCGGCTCCGTGCCCAGTATCTACACTCGCGTCTCCAGCTACGTGGGGTGGCTGGAAAAACTCGTCTGGCCCTAA